Proteins encoded in a region of the Psychromicrobium lacuslunae genome:
- a CDS encoding NADP-dependent oxidoreductase, whose product MSLPTSTKQFELASRPEGWPTLENFRLAEAPLAELGEGQVLVKNHAISVDPYMRGRMNDVKSYVPPFQLDQPLEGGAVGEVISSRAEGLIAGDIVVHGLGWREYAVLDAGSVKKVDASLAPETAFLGALGMTGLTAYAGLVKVADFKAGDVVFVSGAAGAVGSLVGQIAKAMGASWVIGSAGSAEKVAKLLELGFDAAFNYHDGPVKDQLGAALAEAPAGTTGIDVYFDNVGGEHLEAAISTLNPFGRVALCGAISQYNSTEAPTAPRNLALAIGKQLTLRGFIVGSYAQYADEYAALIAPWLADGKIRYEETVVHGIENTAQAFIDMLGGANTGKMVITLD is encoded by the coding sequence ATGAGCCTGCCGACGAGCACTAAGCAGTTTGAACTCGCCTCGCGACCTGAGGGATGGCCGACGCTGGAGAACTTCCGGCTAGCCGAGGCGCCGCTAGCCGAGCTGGGCGAAGGTCAGGTGCTGGTAAAGAACCATGCCATCTCGGTTGATCCGTATATGCGGGGCCGGATGAACGACGTGAAATCATATGTGCCGCCGTTCCAACTTGACCAACCGCTCGAAGGCGGTGCGGTTGGTGAAGTGATCTCCAGTCGGGCCGAGGGTCTGATCGCCGGGGATATCGTGGTGCATGGCCTGGGCTGGCGTGAATATGCGGTGCTTGACGCCGGATCGGTCAAGAAGGTCGACGCCTCGCTGGCGCCCGAAACGGCTTTCCTCGGTGCGCTGGGGATGACCGGGCTGACCGCTTATGCGGGCTTGGTAAAAGTAGCTGATTTTAAAGCAGGTGACGTTGTTTTCGTCTCTGGCGCGGCTGGAGCGGTAGGGTCCTTAGTTGGTCAGATCGCTAAGGCAATGGGAGCCTCGTGGGTTATCGGTAGTGCGGGCTCCGCCGAAAAGGTAGCCAAGCTGCTGGAGCTAGGTTTCGATGCGGCTTTCAATTACCACGACGGCCCGGTGAAGGATCAACTCGGAGCGGCCTTAGCGGAGGCTCCGGCGGGAACCACCGGCATTGATGTCTATTTCGACAATGTCGGCGGCGAACACCTCGAAGCGGCCATTTCGACGCTCAATCCCTTTGGCCGGGTGGCTTTGTGTGGAGCAATCAGCCAGTACAACAGTACCGAGGCACCAACCGCCCCTCGCAATCTGGCGCTTGCCATTGGTAAGCAACTCACGCTGCGTGGCTTCATCGTCGGTTCCTACGCGCAGTATGCGGATGAATACGCCGCTCTGATTGCACCGTGGCTGGCGGACGGGAAGATTCGCTACGAAGAAACCGTTGTGCACGGTATTGAGAACACTGCGCAAGCCTTCATCGATATGCTCGGCGGCGCCAATACCGGAAAGATGGTCATCACCCTTGACTGA
- a CDS encoding BMP family lipoprotein — MKNLSRRTAVRGATIGTATLTAAALLLTACGAAPGSDPSASGSGSAQSNPNYTGCIVSDRGGFDDQSFNQSSYEGMKKAETDLGIKVKQAESKAQADFVPNLNQMMQANCNLTVTVGFLLSEATKSTAEKNKEAHFAIIDDNQIKLPNVKPIIYNTAQAAFLAGYAAAGSSKTGKVGTFGGIKIPTVTIFMDGFYDGVQYFNKQKGKNVQVLGWNKSSQQGAFANTFDIIQEGTKNAQNLINEGADVVMPVAGPLGTGAGDAVLASNKNGKDVKLIWVDSDGYLTAPKYKSIILTSVVKKMKEAVEEVVKADLDGKFDATPYVGTLENQGVDIAPFHDLESTVPADVKSELDQVKKDIISGTIKVESAASPK, encoded by the coding sequence TTGAAGAATTTGTCGCGACGCACTGCGGTTCGCGGGGCCACTATTGGCACCGCAACCCTCACCGCAGCCGCCTTGTTACTGACCGCCTGTGGTGCCGCACCGGGCAGCGACCCGAGCGCATCTGGCAGCGGCAGTGCGCAGTCAAACCCGAACTACACCGGTTGTATCGTCTCTGACCGTGGTGGTTTTGACGATCAGTCGTTCAATCAGTCCAGCTACGAGGGAATGAAGAAGGCCGAGACTGATCTGGGCATTAAGGTGAAGCAGGCGGAGTCAAAAGCTCAGGCTGACTTCGTGCCGAACCTCAACCAGATGATGCAGGCCAACTGCAATCTGACCGTCACCGTTGGCTTCTTGCTCTCCGAAGCAACGAAGTCCACCGCGGAAAAGAACAAAGAAGCTCACTTCGCGATCATCGATGACAACCAGATCAAGCTTCCCAACGTGAAGCCGATCATCTACAACACGGCGCAGGCCGCCTTCTTGGCCGGCTACGCCGCCGCCGGCAGCAGCAAAACCGGTAAGGTTGGCACCTTCGGTGGCATTAAGATCCCGACCGTGACCATCTTCATGGACGGTTTCTACGACGGTGTGCAGTACTTCAACAAGCAAAAAGGCAAGAATGTTCAGGTCCTCGGTTGGAACAAGAGCAGCCAGCAGGGCGCTTTTGCTAACACCTTCGACATCATCCAGGAAGGTACCAAGAACGCTCAGAACCTGATCAACGAAGGCGCTGACGTCGTGATGCCGGTCGCCGGGCCGCTCGGCACCGGTGCGGGCGATGCCGTACTCGCTTCGAATAAGAATGGCAAAGACGTCAAACTGATCTGGGTTGATTCCGACGGTTACCTGACCGCTCCGAAGTACAAGTCCATCATCCTGACCTCCGTGGTGAAGAAGATGAAGGAAGCCGTTGAGGAGGTCGTCAAGGCTGACCTGGACGGCAAGTTCGACGCCACTCCTTACGTCGGTACCTTGGAAAACCAGGGCGTTGACATTGCACCTTTCCACGATCTTGAGTCCACGGTTCCGGCTGACGTGAAGTCGGAACTCGACCAGGTCAAGAAGGACATCATCTCGGGCACCATCAAGGTTGAATCCGCGGCTAGCCCTAAATAA
- a CDS encoding amidohydrolase, with protein sequence MRNYSHEAEPTEAIGPWLEPLLPELLEFRRDLHAHPELSRQEHRTTDKLVERLSAAGLEPRRLEGTGVIIDIGEGPIATALRGDIDALPVIEETGLAFASTNHGVTHACGHDVHTTTMLGIALVLDAMHRKDPLGATIRIIFQPAEEMQPGGALDCIAQDALQGVPRIMALHCDPRIEVGKVGTRIGSITSASDTIKIELTGRGGHTSRPHLTEDLVFALAQIAINVPAVLSRRVDVRSGVSVVWGQIQAGAAPNAIPANGFMAGTMRCLDRDAWHSAGELLDDVVQQVAAPYGVDVHLEHIRGVPPVVNSEHETAIIEAAARAELGEDAVVLTPQSMGGEDFAWFLQDIPGAMMRLGTHTPGGEVYDLHRGDYVVNEDALANGIRVLAAAALRTIRDLR encoded by the coding sequence GTGCGTAACTACTCCCATGAGGCGGAACCGACCGAAGCAATTGGCCCCTGGCTGGAACCTCTGCTCCCGGAACTCTTGGAATTCCGTCGTGATTTGCATGCACACCCGGAACTTTCCCGCCAGGAGCATCGCACCACCGACAAGCTGGTGGAAAGACTCAGCGCGGCGGGACTTGAGCCGCGGCGTTTGGAGGGCACGGGAGTCATTATCGACATCGGTGAGGGCCCGATCGCCACCGCGTTGCGCGGCGATATTGATGCGCTGCCGGTGATCGAGGAGACCGGCCTCGCCTTTGCCTCCACCAACCACGGCGTGACCCACGCCTGCGGTCACGATGTGCACACCACCACGATGCTCGGCATTGCTTTGGTGCTGGATGCGATGCATCGCAAAGATCCGCTCGGCGCCACGATCCGGATCATCTTCCAGCCCGCCGAGGAGATGCAGCCCGGCGGCGCGCTCGACTGCATTGCTCAGGACGCGCTACAAGGGGTACCTCGGATTATGGCCCTGCACTGTGACCCGCGGATCGAAGTGGGGAAGGTGGGCACCAGAATTGGCTCGATCACCTCGGCTTCGGACACCATTAAGATCGAGTTGACCGGGCGCGGCGGGCATACCTCACGACCACACCTGACCGAAGATCTGGTCTTCGCGCTGGCTCAGATCGCCATCAATGTCCCCGCCGTGCTTTCTCGCCGGGTCGATGTACGCAGCGGAGTCTCGGTGGTCTGGGGCCAGATTCAGGCGGGGGCCGCCCCCAACGCGATCCCGGCTAATGGTTTTATGGCTGGCACCATGCGCTGCCTCGATCGTGATGCTTGGCATTCGGCCGGGGAACTGCTCGACGATGTGGTTCAGCAGGTTGCCGCGCCGTACGGGGTCGACGTACACCTTGAACATATTCGTGGTGTGCCACCGGTGGTCAACTCGGAACACGAAACCGCGATCATTGAAGCGGCGGCGCGGGCTGAGCTCGGCGAAGACGCAGTGGTGTTGACTCCGCAGTCGATGGGCGGCGAGGATTTCGCCTGGTTCCTGCAGGACATCCCTGGCGCCATGATGCGCTTGGGCACGCACACTCCGGGTGGGGAAGTGTATGACTTGCATCGCGGTGATTATGTCGTGAACGAGGACGCCTTGGCCAACGGCATTAGGGTCCTCGCGGCCGCAGCGCTGCGCACCATTCGCGATCTACGCTAG
- a CDS encoding ABC transporter permease, which translates to MTEPNDQLTPEPAKTPPPVPADTSAQTTTGNTTEKTAEKAAASAEAGSGKAQQILREITTGPGLISVLAVVLALIVGALLIILTDANVAKSAGYFFSRPGDTFSAAWKAVSEAYGALIQGATFNPSSRTATGKFGIMETLTQATPLILAGLSVTVAFRAGLFNIGAKGQIILGAIFAGGIGFGADLPPVVHLLLVIVGGAVGGAIWGGVVGLLKARTGAHEVIVTIMLNYIAQYFLDFLLRTAYKSPGGEQPISAPVGPNAMFPPLFGDTFRVNYGLIMAIIAVILVAWLINRSTLGFELRAIGANQNAARTAGMLIGKGYILVMAIAGALAGLAGVAQLSGTEGSLDGDVAGSIGFDAITVALLGRSTPWGTFFAALLFGAFKAGGQSMAVQAGLSIDIVLVIQSLIVLFIAAPPLVRGIFGLGRTKRQRKVEASKEQVAA; encoded by the coding sequence ATGACTGAACCTAATGACCAACTGACGCCAGAGCCGGCTAAAACGCCGCCGCCGGTGCCCGCCGATACTTCAGCTCAGACAACCACCGGGAACACCACCGAGAAAACTGCCGAAAAGGCAGCGGCTTCGGCTGAAGCAGGTAGCGGTAAGGCCCAGCAGATCCTTCGCGAGATCACTACCGGACCGGGACTGATTTCGGTGCTCGCGGTGGTGCTGGCGCTGATCGTTGGTGCACTGCTGATTATCCTGACTGATGCCAATGTGGCAAAGAGCGCCGGTTACTTTTTCTCACGGCCGGGGGATACCTTCTCGGCCGCCTGGAAAGCGGTTTCCGAAGCCTACGGTGCACTCATTCAGGGCGCCACCTTCAACCCGTCCTCGCGCACCGCAACCGGTAAATTCGGCATTATGGAGACGCTGACCCAAGCGACCCCGCTGATCCTGGCCGGTCTTTCGGTAACGGTGGCCTTCCGCGCCGGGTTGTTCAATATCGGTGCCAAAGGTCAGATCATCTTGGGCGCCATCTTCGCCGGTGGCATCGGCTTCGGTGCTGACCTGCCTCCGGTGGTGCATCTGCTGTTGGTGATTGTTGGCGGTGCCGTCGGCGGTGCGATTTGGGGTGGCGTCGTTGGCCTACTCAAGGCGCGCACCGGAGCGCATGAGGTGATTGTCACCATCATGCTGAACTACATTGCCCAGTACTTCCTGGATTTCTTGCTACGTACCGCGTACAAGAGCCCCGGCGGCGAACAGCCGATTAGCGCCCCGGTTGGCCCAAATGCGATGTTCCCGCCGTTGTTTGGTGACACTTTCCGAGTCAACTACGGCCTCATCATGGCGATTATCGCCGTCATTTTGGTCGCTTGGCTGATCAACCGTTCCACCCTGGGTTTCGAATTGCGCGCCATTGGTGCCAACCAAAATGCTGCCCGCACCGCTGGCATGCTGATTGGTAAGGGCTACATTTTGGTGATGGCGATTGCCGGTGCCCTGGCTGGTCTGGCTGGCGTCGCCCAGTTGTCCGGTACCGAGGGCTCGCTCGATGGCGACGTGGCGGGGAGTATCGGCTTTGATGCCATCACGGTGGCGCTGCTTGGCCGGTCAACTCCGTGGGGCACCTTCTTCGCTGCGCTGCTCTTCGGCGCTTTCAAGGCTGGTGGCCAGTCGATGGCAGTGCAGGCCGGACTCAGCATCGATATTGTGCTGGTCATTCAATCGCTCATCGTCCTGTTCATCGCGGCTCCACCGTTGGTGCGTGGCATCTTCGGCCTGGGCCGGACAAAACGACAACGCAAGGTTGAAGCGAGCAAAGAGCAGGTGGCAGCATGA
- a CDS encoding succinate dehydrogenase hydrophobic membrane anchor subunit codes for MTTIEAPRSGRSKVNYKRNKGSGSKFEMFAWLFMRLSGVVLVVLIFGHLFVNLMVGEGVHAIDFGFVAGKWASPFWQIWDLLMLWLAMLHGTNGVRTIINDYAEKSGTRITLKTVLYIATVVIITLGTLVIFTFDPCVVGADGVPLPGSFCPAP; via the coding sequence ATGACGACCATTGAAGCTCCGCGGAGCGGACGCAGCAAAGTCAATTACAAGCGCAATAAGGGCTCGGGCTCCAAGTTCGAGATGTTCGCCTGGCTCTTCATGCGGCTCTCCGGCGTTGTGCTGGTGGTGCTGATCTTCGGCCACCTATTCGTGAACCTGATGGTTGGCGAGGGCGTGCACGCTATCGACTTCGGCTTCGTGGCCGGTAAGTGGGCCAGCCCGTTCTGGCAGATCTGGGATCTGTTGATGCTCTGGCTCGCGATGCTGCACGGCACCAATGGCGTCCGCACCATCATTAACGACTACGCCGAGAAATCCGGCACTCGGATCACTCTCAAGACGGTGCTCTACATTGCCACCGTGGTGATCATCACGCTCGGCACCCTGGTGATCTTCACCTTCGACCCCTGCGTCGTCGGCGCCGACGGCGTGCCGCTACCGGGCAGCTTCTGCCCCGCCCCCTAA
- the sdhC gene encoding succinate dehydrogenase, cytochrome b556 subunit: MPTKPAGTLYRGHEGMWSWVGHRVTGVVIFFFLLVHVLDTSLVRVSPEAYDAVIGTYKNPLMGLGEAALVAAIVFHAFNGIRIILVDFWKKGPKYQRQLLWGVLGLWVVTMVPFLIRQLSIVLPPLWGGH; the protein is encoded by the coding sequence GTGCCGACGAAACCAGCTGGCACCCTATATCGCGGCCACGAGGGCATGTGGTCTTGGGTGGGACATCGTGTTACCGGTGTGGTGATCTTTTTCTTCTTATTGGTGCACGTCCTGGACACCTCCTTGGTGCGGGTCTCACCGGAAGCCTATGACGCCGTAATCGGCACCTATAAGAACCCGTTGATGGGACTCGGCGAAGCAGCTCTGGTAGCGGCCATCGTGTTCCACGCCTTCAACGGCATTCGAATCATTCTCGTTGATTTCTGGAAGAAGGGGCCCAAGTACCAGCGTCAGCTGCTCTGGGGTGTGCTCGGCCTCTGGGTTGTCACCATGGTTCCCTTCCTGATCCGCCAATTGAGCATTGTGCTCCCGCCACTCTGGGGAGGTCACTAA
- a CDS encoding ABC transporter ATP-binding protein encodes MKLELKGITKAFGSLVANDHIDLVVNPGEVHCLLGENGAGKSTLMNVLFGLYEPTEGSIEIDGKEVQFQGPGDAMAAGIGMVHQHFMLIPVFTVAENVALGNESTGFGGVMNLEATRKRIRDISDQYGFDVDPDAVVEDLPVGVQQRVEIIKALVRDAEILILDEPTAVLTPQETDELIEIMAQLKASGKGLVFISHKLREVKAVADTITVIRRGKVVGSAEPSASATELANLMVGRAVSLNLNKTPAVPGEKTFAVKDLSVLGEAGERLLDGVSFDVAKGEILAVAGVQGNGQTELAEAIMGLQKHVFGSVKLDGKELLGRSVRQVIDAGVGFVPEDRTVDGLVGDFSIAENLILNLYKDQEFASAGTLKRNVIKANAKSRVEEFDVRTQSAEAKVSTLSGGNQQKVVLAREFSRPLKLFIACQPTRGVDVGSIEFLHRRIVAERDNGTPVIIVSTELEEVAELADRIAVFHAGRIMGIVPGNTGREMLGLMMAGMTAEEAESQLSDGKEPGSHD; translated from the coding sequence GTGAAACTTGAACTCAAAGGGATCACCAAGGCGTTCGGCTCTCTGGTGGCCAATGACCATATTGATTTGGTGGTAAACCCTGGCGAAGTACACTGCTTGCTCGGCGAGAACGGTGCAGGCAAATCTACCTTGATGAACGTGCTTTTCGGTCTCTACGAACCGACCGAAGGCAGCATCGAGATAGACGGTAAGGAAGTCCAATTCCAAGGCCCCGGAGACGCGATGGCCGCCGGAATTGGCATGGTGCATCAGCACTTTATGTTGATCCCAGTTTTCACGGTGGCGGAAAACGTGGCGCTCGGTAATGAGAGCACCGGTTTTGGCGGCGTGATGAACCTGGAAGCCACCAGGAAAAGAATTCGAGACATCTCCGATCAGTATGGCTTCGATGTTGACCCCGATGCCGTGGTCGAGGATCTTCCGGTTGGCGTGCAGCAGCGGGTGGAGATCATTAAGGCTCTGGTCCGGGATGCCGAGATTCTGATTCTCGACGAACCCACCGCTGTCCTCACTCCGCAGGAGACCGACGAGCTGATCGAAATTATGGCTCAGCTCAAAGCCTCCGGTAAGGGATTGGTTTTCATCTCTCACAAACTGCGTGAAGTGAAGGCTGTCGCCGACACTATTACCGTGATCCGCCGTGGCAAGGTGGTTGGTTCTGCCGAGCCGTCGGCTTCGGCAACCGAGCTGGCGAACCTGATGGTTGGCCGGGCGGTCAGCTTGAACCTCAATAAAACCCCCGCGGTGCCGGGCGAGAAAACCTTTGCGGTGAAAGATCTCAGCGTGCTCGGCGAGGCCGGAGAACGGCTGCTGGACGGTGTCAGTTTCGATGTCGCTAAGGGCGAGATTCTCGCCGTCGCTGGCGTGCAAGGTAACGGGCAGACCGAATTGGCCGAGGCCATTATGGGCTTGCAGAAGCACGTTTTCGGTTCCGTGAAGCTGGATGGCAAGGAACTGCTCGGGCGCTCGGTGCGCCAAGTGATCGACGCCGGGGTGGGCTTCGTGCCCGAAGATCGCACCGTGGACGGGCTAGTCGGCGATTTCAGCATCGCCGAGAACTTGATTTTAAACCTCTACAAAGACCAGGAATTCGCTTCCGCTGGCACGCTAAAACGCAACGTTATAAAGGCAAACGCTAAATCCCGGGTCGAAGAATTTGATGTTCGCACCCAGTCAGCCGAAGCTAAAGTTTCGACGCTTTCCGGTGGTAATCAGCAGAAAGTTGTGCTGGCCAGGGAGTTTTCCAGGCCGCTCAAGCTCTTTATTGCCTGCCAGCCAACTCGAGGCGTCGACGTCGGATCGATTGAGTTTCTGCACCGCCGCATCGTTGCTGAGCGGGACAACGGCACTCCGGTGATCATCGTCTCCACCGAACTTGAAGAAGTCGCCGAGCTGGCTGATCGGATTGCGGTATTCCATGCTGGTCGGATTATGGGCATTGTGCCGGGGAACACCGGCCGAGAGATGCTCGGCCTGATGATGGCCGGGATGACCGCCGAAGAAGCGGAATCGCAATTGAGCGATGGCAAGGAGCCAGGAAGCCATGACTGA
- a CDS encoding mannose-1-phosphate guanylyltransferase — MTSNDSTDTPALTPSQLTALENFHAVIPAGGVGTRLWPLSRAAAPKFLHDLTGSGSTLLRATYDRLHPLAGDRMMVVTGVAHREAVCHQLPEVPDSELVLESEPKDSAAAIGLAAAILHRRDPSIIMGSFAADHVISPDQTFQAAVREAILTAAPAEDSEGKIVTIGIEPSHPSTGFGYIRIGEALSVAGAPHAHSVVEFVEKPDQATAEKYLKSGDFSWNAGMFVAPVALMLKHLEKNEPELYAGLNEIAEAWDTDQRGEVTARIWPTLPKIAIDYAVAEPAAAAGDVAVIPAAFRWDDVGDFAAIGRLNSANEVDDVTVLGEGARVFTEDASGVVVTDTKRVIALIGIDDVVIVDTPDALLVTTTAHAQRVKAAVDALKANGDMDVL, encoded by the coding sequence ATGACTTCCAATGACTCAACCGATACCCCGGCGCTGACTCCCAGCCAACTGACCGCGCTCGAAAACTTTCACGCGGTAATTCCAGCGGGCGGCGTGGGCACTCGGCTCTGGCCACTTTCCCGGGCCGCCGCACCTAAATTTCTGCATGATCTGACCGGTTCGGGCAGTACTTTATTGCGGGCAACTTACGATCGACTGCACCCGCTTGCCGGGGACCGGATGATGGTGGTGACCGGGGTGGCGCATCGCGAAGCGGTCTGCCATCAGCTGCCCGAGGTGCCAGACTCCGAACTGGTGCTGGAGAGTGAGCCGAAGGATTCGGCGGCCGCGATTGGCTTGGCCGCCGCCATCCTGCACCGCCGGGATCCCTCGATCATCATGGGTTCCTTTGCGGCTGACCATGTGATTAGCCCCGACCAAACCTTTCAGGCTGCGGTCCGCGAGGCTATTTTGACCGCCGCCCCTGCCGAGGACTCGGAAGGCAAGATCGTTACCATCGGCATTGAGCCGAGCCATCCATCCACCGGATTCGGCTATATCCGGATCGGTGAGGCTCTTTCGGTCGCCGGCGCACCGCATGCCCACTCGGTGGTGGAGTTCGTCGAGAAGCCGGATCAGGCTACCGCTGAAAAATACCTGAAGAGCGGCGATTTCAGCTGGAACGCGGGCATGTTCGTCGCCCCGGTGGCGCTGATGCTCAAGCATCTGGAAAAGAATGAGCCCGAGCTGTACGCCGGCCTGAATGAGATCGCCGAGGCTTGGGATACCGATCAGCGCGGGGAGGTCACCGCTCGAATTTGGCCGACGCTGCCCAAGATTGCGATTGACTACGCGGTTGCTGAGCCGGCCGCAGCGGCCGGTGACGTTGCGGTCATCCCAGCCGCGTTCCGCTGGGATGACGTCGGCGACTTTGCCGCTATTGGTCGGTTGAACAGTGCTAACGAGGTCGACGACGTCACTGTGCTGGGTGAAGGTGCCCGAGTTTTCACCGAGGATGCTTCCGGTGTTGTAGTGACCGATACCAAACGAGTGATCGCGCTGATCGGCATCGACGACGTGGTGATAGTCGACACCCCGGACGCGCTCTTGGTGACCACCACTGCGCACGCCCAACGAGTCAAAGCCGCCGTCGACGCGCTCAAGGCCAATGGCGATATGGACGTGCTCTAA
- a CDS encoding LLM class flavin-dependent oxidoreductase, protein MTEAAAPHAHETKVPLSVLDLASVGVGRSSAQALAASTRLVQAADRLGYARYWVAEHHNMPAVASTNPPVLMAHLAAATERIKLGSGGVMLPNHAPLVVAEQFALLEALHPGRIDLGIGRAPGTDGLTAQALRRHYSPSGGAMSIEDFPLHVMETMAMLGDVRPELMEADSSLRGPRASLAATPNAESYPEIWLLGSSGYSAQMAGMLGLRYSYAHHFAPDALAAVDLYRRSFQPSAVLAEPHVMIATSALIAESQERAEFLAGPSRVQALALRTGMLGPIVTPEQAAERVFSEAELAAMKNLPAIKTVGTAETVIPELRALVAETGADELMVTGYTYEVEDRINTLEALARNW, encoded by the coding sequence TTGACTGAAGCAGCTGCGCCCCACGCCCACGAAACTAAGGTCCCGCTCTCGGTGCTGGACTTGGCCAGCGTGGGGGTGGGACGCAGTTCTGCGCAGGCGCTCGCCGCCTCCACCCGTTTAGTGCAGGCTGCTGATCGGCTGGGCTATGCCCGTTATTGGGTGGCCGAACACCACAATATGCCCGCTGTGGCGTCCACTAATCCGCCGGTCTTAATGGCGCACCTTGCCGCTGCCACCGAGCGAATTAAGCTTGGCTCCGGCGGGGTGATGCTGCCCAATCACGCTCCATTGGTGGTCGCCGAGCAATTCGCGTTATTAGAGGCCCTGCACCCGGGACGGATAGATCTTGGTATTGGCCGGGCACCTGGCACCGACGGCCTCACTGCACAAGCCCTAAGGCGGCATTACTCTCCCTCTGGGGGTGCGATGAGCATCGAGGACTTTCCGCTGCACGTGATGGAGACCATGGCGATGCTGGGCGATGTTCGACCGGAGCTCATGGAGGCTGATTCTTCCCTCCGGGGACCGCGGGCTTCGTTGGCGGCAACACCGAATGCCGAGTCTTATCCAGAGATCTGGTTGCTCGGTTCATCAGGTTATAGCGCGCAGATGGCAGGCATGCTCGGGCTGCGTTACAGCTATGCGCACCATTTTGCTCCCGATGCGCTGGCCGCCGTCGACCTTTACCGTCGCTCCTTCCAACCCTCGGCGGTGTTAGCGGAGCCACACGTAATGATCGCTACCAGCGCTTTGATCGCGGAAAGTCAGGAACGGGCGGAATTCCTGGCCGGGCCTAGTCGGGTGCAGGCCCTAGCTTTGCGCACCGGCATGCTCGGGCCGATCGTCACCCCGGAGCAAGCGGCAGAACGAGTCTTCAGCGAGGCTGAGCTTGCCGCGATGAAGAATCTGCCAGCGATCAAGACAGTCGGCACCGCGGAAACGGTGATTCCGGAACTGCGCGCTCTGGTCGCCGAGACCGGAGCCGATGAACTGATGGTTACCGGCTACACCTACGAGGTTGAAGACCGGATCAATACCCTAGAAGCGCTCGCACGGAACTGGTAA
- a CDS encoding MarR family winged helix-turn-helix transcriptional regulator produces MSERQVLKSQVCFALYSTSRSFTALYRPMLEELGLTYPQYLVLLLLWERDQATVNELGEALQLDSGTLSPLLKRMETASLIRRRRSAEDERRVEIELTEDGVALRQRASLIPQRLAEASGVSPEELQQLCATLGKLNASVRQITAN; encoded by the coding sequence ATGAGCGAAAGACAAGTCCTTAAAAGCCAAGTGTGCTTTGCGCTGTACTCAACATCGCGTTCCTTCACCGCTCTCTATCGGCCGATGCTCGAAGAGCTCGGGCTGACCTACCCGCAATACCTGGTGCTATTGCTGCTCTGGGAGCGGGACCAGGCCACCGTCAACGAGCTAGGTGAGGCCCTGCAGCTCGATTCGGGCACTCTTTCGCCGCTGCTCAAGCGGATGGAAACGGCGAGCCTGATTCGTCGCCGCCGCTCGGCAGAGGACGAACGACGAGTGGAAATCGAACTCACCGAGGACGGCGTCGCCTTGCGGCAACGGGCCAGCCTGATTCCACAAAGACTTGCCGAGGCATCCGGGGTGAGCCCCGAAGAACTTCAGCAACTGTGCGCCACTCTAGGCAAACTCAATGCCTCGGTGCGCCAAATAACAGCCAACTAA
- a CDS encoding organic hydroperoxide resistance protein, giving the protein MKALYTAEALASGDGRDGQARTSDGKLEVTLATPVEMGGSGEGTNPEQLFAAGYGACFHSALRVVARRQKADVSDSTVLAKVSIGSNGQGGYGLAVQLDVSLPKVEAATAQALVEAAHQVCPYSNATRGNIEVELNVAEVAA; this is encoded by the coding sequence ATGAAAGCGCTTTACACAGCAGAAGCCCTAGCTAGTGGAGATGGCCGTGACGGTCAGGCTCGCACCTCGGACGGCAAGCTTGAGGTTACCTTAGCTACCCCCGTCGAGATGGGCGGCAGTGGTGAGGGGACTAACCCGGAACAGCTCTTTGCCGCTGGTTATGGTGCCTGTTTCCACTCGGCGCTGCGCGTGGTAGCCCGGCGCCAGAAGGCTGACGTTTCCGACTCGACGGTGCTGGCGAAAGTGAGCATTGGCTCGAATGGTCAGGGCGGTTACGGCCTAGCGGTCCAGCTTGACGTTTCGCTGCCCAAGGTCGAGGCTGCCACCGCTCAGGCTTTGGTCGAGGCAGCTCACCAGGTCTGCCCCTACTCCAACGCCACCCGCGGCAATATCGAGGTCGAACTGAACGTTGCCGAGGTAGCCGCATGA